A genome region from Deinococcus aerophilus includes the following:
- a CDS encoding addiction module toxin RelE, giving the protein MPDAWSRKDERKYGHIRDSELERGVGEDRAEEIAARTVNKGRREEGRTPNTRTQGTGNPHADLSDLTRDELYNRAREKNIHGRSKMSKAELIGALR; this is encoded by the coding sequence ATGCCAGATGCCTGGAGCCGAAAGGACGAACGCAAGTACGGCCACATCAGGGACAGTGAGCTGGAGCGTGGCGTGGGCGAGGACCGCGCCGAGGAGATCGCGGCGCGCACGGTCAACAAGGGCCGCCGCGAGGAGGGCCGCACTCCCAACACCCGCACGCAGGGCACCGGTAATCCCCACGCCGACCTGTCCGATCTGACCCGCGACGAGCTGTACAACCGCGCCCGGGAAAAGAACATTCACGGACGCAGCAAGATGAGCAAGGCCGAACTGATCGGCGCGCTGCGTTAG
- a CDS encoding YwbE family protein, with protein sequence MSGLPPRSALTPGTVVDIVQKQDQRTGRRTRGEVAQLLTRSATHPHGIKVRLATGEVGRVQALATEGGAADQQS encoded by the coding sequence ATGAGCGGCCTGCCCCCCCGCTCGGCCCTGACGCCCGGCACCGTAGTGGACATCGTCCAGAAGCAGGACCAGCGGACGGGGCGGCGCACGCGCGGAGAGGTGGCGCAGCTGCTCACGCGCTCGGCCACGCATCCGCACGGCATCAAGGTGCGCCTCGCTACCGGGGAGGTCGGACGGGTGCAGGCGCTGGCTACAGAGGGTGGTGCGGCAGACCAGCAGAGCTAA
- a CDS encoding haloacid dehalogenase type II: protein MTPTVFLDMNETLLDLSALDPLFAGAFGDMGARKQWFNLVLQLALTHTVLGEYRDFSVLGREALSALGEARGEAVPGELPAQVAATMRALPAHADTREGLEILRAGGARLVCLTNNKQEVLDAQLAQAGFADLVDRAVSVDPSGVLKPGRGAYEYGMAQVGATPQDSWLLAAHGWDISGARAAGLRTAFVERPGQAQNPLMRADVSGSLPTVARALIGRLGGQA, encoded by the coding sequence ATGACTCCCACCGTCTTTCTGGACATGAACGAGACCCTGCTGGACCTCTCGGCGCTCGATCCGCTGTTCGCCGGGGCGTTCGGGGACATGGGAGCCAGAAAGCAGTGGTTCAATCTGGTGCTGCAGCTCGCGCTGACCCACACGGTCCTGGGGGAGTACCGCGACTTCTCGGTGCTGGGCCGCGAGGCGCTGTCGGCGCTGGGAGAGGCGCGGGGGGAGGCGGTGCCCGGGGAGCTGCCCGCACAGGTGGCGGCGACCATGCGGGCGCTGCCCGCGCACGCTGATACCCGCGAGGGGCTGGAAATCCTCCGGGCCGGCGGAGCGCGGCTGGTGTGCCTGACCAACAACAAGCAGGAGGTGCTGGACGCCCAGCTGGCCCAGGCCGGATTTGCCGATCTGGTGGACCGCGCCGTGTCGGTGGACCCTTCGGGAGTGCTCAAGCCCGGACGCGGGGCCTACGAGTACGGTATGGCCCAGGTGGGGGCCACCCCGCAGGACAGCTGGCTGCTCGCCGCGCACGGCTGGGACATCTCCGGGGCGCGGGCGGCGGGCCTGCGCACCGCTTTTGTGGAGCGGCCCGGACAGGCCCAGAACCCGCTGATGCGCGCCGACGTCTCCGGGTCGCTGCCCACCGTGGCGCGCGCTCTGATCGGGCGGCTGGGCGGTCAGGCATGA
- a CDS encoding DUF302 domain-containing protein, giving the protein MTTVFRLLTVGSLAASLSACTMMSGHDLPGASGLIELRSPYSVTDTLDRVSAAGAALGFKTAARINHAQAAQDAGLTLRPTEVLLLGNPAGGTPLMQCAQTVAIDLPMKFLAYQNAAGQVVLAYNDPVYLQRRHRASGCGEAFGKASTALARIAADALK; this is encoded by the coding sequence ATGACCACCGTTTTCCGCCTGTTGACCGTGGGCAGCCTCGCCGCTTCCCTGAGCGCCTGCACCATGATGTCCGGTCACGACCTGCCGGGGGCCAGCGGCCTGATTGAACTGCGCAGCCCGTACAGCGTCACCGACACACTTGACCGCGTTTCTGCCGCCGGGGCCGCGCTGGGCTTCAAGACGGCGGCCCGCATCAACCACGCGCAGGCCGCGCAGGACGCCGGGCTGACCCTGCGGCCCACCGAGGTACTGCTGCTGGGCAACCCGGCCGGCGGCACGCCGCTGATGCAGTGTGCCCAGACGGTCGCCATTGACCTGCCCATGAAGTTTCTGGCGTACCAGAACGCGGCCGGCCAGGTGGTGCTGGCCTATAACGATCCGGTCTACCTTCAGCGGCGTCACCGCGCCAGCGGCTGTGGGGAGGCTTTCGGCAAGGCGAGCACCGCCCTGGCCAGAATTGCCGCCGACGCCCTGAAATAA
- the purF gene encoding amidophosphoribosyltransferase, producing MQPDLPLQVLTENDFATDKPREECGVFGLYSPVPNDLAWLTYLGMFALQHRGQEAAGMCVSDGERFHVEKDLGLVTQVFDERRLDSVRLPNARVSIGHVRYSTTGSNLRFNAQPLTTRTNKGILGMAHNGNFVNALEVRAEMLNEGALFQTTNDSEVMLNLIARESHMDLIEATAAAMRRLKGGYACVLMSRTQLIGFRDPHGVRPLVIGQRDDGAYALASEPCALYAVGARLLRDVQPGELVWVDRDGLHSLMVEPRAPTPCAFEWIYFARSDSQLDGIDAHESRIRMGEQLARERPIEADIVVPVPDSGIGAAIGYARQSGIPFDYGLYKNPYAGRTFIAPTQEARELKVKMKLSPTSAVRGKRVILVDDSIVRGTTSRQIVNLLREAGATEVHFRVSSPPITHPCFYGIDTAARKELVASTHTLEEIRALIGADTLAFISERGIREAVGGPGLCLACFNGEYPAGTPLLNDVDKLALEV from the coding sequence ATGCAACCTGATCTTCCCCTGCAGGTCCTGACCGAAAACGACTTCGCCACCGACAAGCCGCGCGAGGAATGTGGGGTCTTTGGCCTGTACTCGCCGGTGCCCAACGATCTGGCGTGGCTGACCTACCTGGGCATGTTCGCCCTGCAGCACCGTGGCCAGGAGGCGGCGGGCATGTGCGTCAGCGACGGCGAGCGGTTCCACGTGGAAAAGGACCTGGGGCTGGTCACGCAGGTCTTCGATGAGCGCCGCCTGGACAGCGTGCGTCTGCCCAACGCCCGCGTCAGCATCGGCCACGTGCGCTACAGCACCACCGGCTCCAACCTGCGCTTCAATGCCCAGCCGCTGACCACCCGCACGAACAAGGGCATTCTGGGCATGGCGCACAACGGCAACTTCGTGAACGCTCTGGAAGTCCGCGCCGAGATGCTCAATGAGGGCGCGCTGTTCCAGACCACCAACGACTCCGAGGTGATGCTCAACCTGATCGCCCGCGAGAGCCACATGGACCTGATCGAGGCGACCGCCGCCGCCATGCGTCGGCTCAAGGGCGGCTACGCCTGCGTCCTGATGAGCCGCACCCAGCTGATCGGCTTCCGGGATCCGCACGGGGTCCGGCCGCTGGTGATCGGGCAGCGCGACGACGGGGCCTATGCGCTGGCCAGTGAACCCTGCGCCCTGTACGCCGTGGGCGCGCGGCTGCTGCGCGACGTGCAGCCGGGCGAACTGGTCTGGGTGGACAGAGACGGCCTGCACAGCCTGATGGTCGAGCCGCGCGCCCCGACCCCCTGCGCCTTCGAGTGGATCTACTTTGCCCGCAGCGACAGCCAGCTCGACGGCATCGACGCCCACGAGAGCCGCATCCGCATGGGCGAGCAGCTGGCCCGCGAACGGCCCATCGAGGCTGACATCGTGGTTCCGGTGCCCGACAGCGGCATCGGCGCGGCCATCGGCTACGCCCGCCAGAGCGGCATTCCCTTTGATTACGGCCTGTACAAGAATCCCTACGCGGGCCGCACCTTCATCGCACCCACCCAGGAGGCCCGCGAGCTGAAGGTGAAGATGAAACTCTCGCCCACCAGCGCCGTGCGCGGCAAGCGCGTGATTCTGGTGGATGATTCCATCGTGCGCGGCACGACCAGCCGCCAGATCGTGAACCTGCTGCGCGAGGCGGGGGCCACCGAGGTGCATTTCCGGGTGAGCAGTCCGCCCATCACGCATCCGTGCTTTTACGGCATTGACACCGCCGCCCGCAAGGAACTCGTGGCGAGCACGCACACCCTGGAGGAGATCCGGGCCCTGATCGGTGCGGACACCCTGGCGTTCATCAGCGAGCGTGGCATCCGTGAGGCGGTGGGTGGACCGGGCCTGTGTCTGGCGTGTTTCAACGGCGAGTACCCGGCGGGCACGCCGCTGCTCAATGATGTGGACAAGCTGGCGCTGGAGGTCTGA
- the purL gene encoding phosphoribosylformylglycinamidine synthase subunit PurL: MTQTPARPSPTSLRSQAATFGLSAEEFDLLVSGIGREPNALEAAIVGAMWSEHCGYKNSRPLFSAFPTTGPQVLQGPGENAGVVDIGEGWGVAFKMESHNHPSAVEPVQGAATGVGGILRDIFAMGARPFAVLDSLRFGNPDSPRTRFLVNGVVEGIAHYGNAIGVPTVGGEVTFHPSYQENPLVNVMALGLLRHEDLAKGTMGEVGNTIVYVGSKTGRDGLGGAVFASADLSEASQADRPAVQVGDPFMEKLLLEATLEAIESGVVAGVQDMGAAGLVSSTCEMAYRAGLGITMNLDLVPTRESGMVPMELCLSESQERMILVPVPGKEQALLDLLAKWELDVVTIGEVEAHNNYRLTWKGEVVCDLPVALLNEAPKYTREGVESPDIRAARERDLSAVPVPGDAGAVLLDLLSHPTIASKRPIFQRFDHQVMTNTVVVPGAADAAVMRVKGSGMGVAATSDCNPRFVQLDPYTGAAAAVAEAARNLACVGATPLAITDNLNFGNPHRLEVYYQLQQAVQGIADACRALNTPVTGGNVSLYNQYTQGDERVAIHPTPTIGMVGVLPDISRRATLGLKAADQTLYLLGEHADSIGASQYLETVHGLEAGHVPPLDLNLEQRVIDATLSLIRAGLTDTAHDCAEGGLAVALAEMAIAGGIGARVQLDAPGDIRTDALLFGEAHSRVVVAVSDAGAAESHLRHLGVPFTRLGVSGGDTLTVAAPTRGLHLSVNLAALKDAFESPLVGILG, from the coding sequence ATGACCCAGACTCCTGCCCGCCCGTCTCCGACCTCGCTGCGCTCCCAGGCTGCCACCTTCGGTCTGTCCGCCGAGGAATTCGACCTGCTCGTGTCCGGCATCGGCCGCGAGCCCAACGCGCTGGAAGCCGCCATCGTGGGCGCGATGTGGTCCGAACACTGCGGCTACAAGAACTCGCGTCCACTGTTCAGCGCCTTTCCCACCACCGGCCCGCAGGTGCTGCAGGGCCCCGGCGAGAACGCCGGCGTGGTGGACATCGGCGAGGGCTGGGGCGTGGCCTTCAAGATGGAGTCCCACAACCACCCCTCGGCGGTGGAGCCCGTCCAGGGCGCGGCGACCGGCGTGGGCGGCATCCTGCGCGACATCTTCGCCATGGGAGCGCGGCCCTTTGCCGTGCTGGACAGCCTGCGCTTTGGCAACCCGGACAGCCCCCGCACCCGTTTTCTGGTGAACGGTGTGGTGGAAGGCATCGCCCACTACGGCAACGCCATCGGTGTGCCCACCGTGGGCGGCGAGGTCACCTTTCATCCCAGCTATCAGGAAAACCCGCTGGTCAACGTGATGGCCCTGGGCCTGCTGCGCCACGAGGACCTTGCCAAGGGCACCATGGGCGAGGTCGGCAACACCATCGTCTACGTGGGCTCCAAGACCGGGCGCGACGGGCTGGGCGGCGCGGTGTTCGCCTCGGCGGACCTCAGTGAGGCGAGTCAGGCCGACCGCCCTGCCGTGCAGGTGGGCGATCCATTCATGGAAAAACTGCTGCTGGAAGCCACTCTGGAGGCCATCGAGTCCGGTGTGGTGGCGGGCGTGCAGGACATGGGCGCCGCGGGCCTGGTGTCCAGCACCTGCGAGATGGCCTACCGTGCCGGGCTGGGCATCACCATGAACCTGGATCTGGTGCCCACCCGTGAATCGGGCATGGTGCCCATGGAACTGTGTCTCAGCGAGTCGCAGGAGCGCATGATCCTGGTGCCGGTGCCGGGCAAGGAGCAGGCCCTGCTGGACCTGCTTGCCAAGTGGGAACTGGACGTGGTGACGATCGGCGAGGTGGAGGCCCACAACAACTACCGCCTGACGTGGAAGGGCGAGGTGGTCTGTGACCTGCCGGTGGCCCTGCTGAACGAGGCCCCCAAGTACACCCGTGAGGGTGTGGAGTCCCCGGACATCCGCGCGGCCCGCGAGCGTGACCTCAGCGCGGTGCCCGTCCCCGGCGACGCGGGCGCGGTGCTGCTGGACCTGCTCTCGCACCCCACCATCGCGAGCAAGCGCCCCATCTTCCAGCGCTTTGACCATCAGGTGATGACAAACACCGTGGTCGTGCCAGGAGCCGCCGACGCCGCCGTGATGCGCGTGAAGGGCTCGGGCATGGGCGTGGCCGCCACCAGCGACTGCAACCCGCGTTTCGTGCAGCTCGATCCGTACACCGGGGCCGCCGCCGCCGTCGCCGAGGCCGCGCGCAACCTGGCGTGTGTGGGGGCCACGCCGCTGGCCATCACCGACAACCTCAACTTCGGCAATCCGCACCGCCTGGAGGTGTACTACCAGCTTCAGCAGGCCGTGCAGGGCATTGCGGACGCCTGCCGCGCCCTGAACACGCCGGTCACGGGCGGCAACGTCAGCCTGTACAACCAGTACACCCAGGGCGACGAGCGTGTGGCGATTCACCCCACCCCCACGATCGGCATGGTGGGCGTGCTGCCCGATATTTCCAGGCGGGCGACGCTGGGCCTCAAGGCGGCAGATCAGACGCTGTATCTGCTCGGTGAGCACGCAGACAGCATCGGGGCCTCGCAGTACCTGGAAACGGTGCACGGCCTGGAGGCCGGACACGTTCCGCCGCTGGACCTGAATCTGGAACAGCGGGTGATTGACGCGACGCTCTCGCTGATCCGCGCGGGCCTGACCGACACCGCCCACGACTGTGCCGAGGGCGGGCTGGCCGTGGCGCTGGCCGAGATGGCGATTGCCGGGGGCATCGGTGCCCGCGTGCAGCTTGACGCCCCCGGCGACATCCGCACCGACGCGCTGCTGTTCGGCGAGGCCCACAGCCGCGTGGTGGTGGCCGTTTCCGATGCCGGCGCTGCCGAAAGCCACCTGCGCCACCTCGGCGTGCCCTTCACGCGGCTGGGCGTCAGCGGGGGCGATACGCTCACGGTTGCCGCCCCCACCCGCGGCCTACACTTGAGTGTGAACCTCGCCGCCCTGAAAGACGCCTTCGAAAGCCCGCTCGTGGGGATTCTGGGATGA
- a CDS encoding DinB family protein, which translates to MTSIQEFLADNYRTELTAFRAVLDTISEETFGTDRLGHSPAWHALHIADWLRLTVLGDRAANYHYLGWEDKDWAQAMGTEAAPMTEAGGKAAVLARLEAVGEQAVVYLRGASDTDMQGMTFSPSAPTGERPRLAAVGLHLRHVAYHRGQVVLGQKA; encoded by the coding sequence ATGACGAGCATTCAGGAATTTCTGGCCGACAACTACCGCACCGAGCTGACGGCCTTCCGGGCGGTGCTGGACACCATCTCCGAGGAAACGTTTGGAACGGACCGCCTGGGCCACAGCCCGGCGTGGCACGCCCTGCACATCGCCGACTGGCTGCGCCTGACCGTGCTGGGTGACCGGGCGGCCAATTACCACTACCTGGGCTGGGAGGACAAGGACTGGGCGCAGGCCATGGGGACGGAGGCTGCTCCCATGACCGAGGCTGGGGGCAAGGCCGCCGTCCTGGCGCGGCTGGAGGCAGTGGGTGAACAGGCCGTTGTCTATCTGCGCGGGGCGAGCGACACCGACATGCAGGGCATGACCTTCTCGCCCAGCGCCCCGACCGGAGAGCGCCCGCGCCTGGCCGCCGTGGGCCTGCACCTGCGGCACGTGGCGTACCACCGGGGTCAGGTCGTGCTGGGACAGAAGGCCTGA
- the purQ gene encoding phosphoribosylformylglycinamidine synthase subunit PurQ, with amino-acid sequence MKTAVIQFPGSNCDADALHAARLTLDPDARFVWHSEAGLPDGTDLVFVPGGFSYGDHLRSGAVAARSPIMTAIKAHAERGGFVLGVCNGFQILTEAGLLPGALGRNRDLHFSCKPVHLRVENNQTAFTSAYRGGQTIEIPIAHGEGNYYADPETVARLEGEGRVVFRYLDNPNGSLNDIAGIVNERGNVLGMMPHPERAVEALLGGEDGRGVFQSLQGALVK; translated from the coding sequence ATGAAGACGGCCGTTATTCAGTTTCCCGGCTCCAACTGCGACGCCGACGCGCTGCACGCCGCCCGCCTGACCCTGGACCCGGACGCCCGGTTTGTGTGGCACAGCGAGGCGGGCCTGCCGGACGGCACCGATCTGGTCTTTGTTCCTGGGGGCTTTTCCTACGGTGACCATCTGCGCAGCGGCGCGGTCGCTGCCCGCAGTCCGATCATGACCGCCATCAAGGCGCACGCCGAACGCGGCGGTTTTGTGCTGGGCGTGTGCAACGGCTTTCAGATTCTGACCGAGGCGGGATTGCTGCCCGGTGCGCTGGGACGCAACCGTGACCTGCACTTCTCGTGCAAGCCGGTGCATCTGCGTGTGGAGAACAACCAGACGGCGTTTACCTCGGCGTACCGCGGGGGCCAGACCATCGAAATTCCCATCGCGCACGGGGAGGGCAACTACTACGCCGACCCGGAAACGGTGGCGCGGCTGGAGGGCGAGGGCCGGGTGGTCTTCCGGTATCTGGACAACCCCAACGGCAGCCTCAACGACATCGCCGGAATCGTGAATGAGCGCGGCAATGTGCTGGGCATGATGCCCCACCCCGAGCGCGCTGTGGAGGCCCTGCTGGGCGGCGAGGACGGTCGCGGCGTGTTTCAGAGTCTGCAAGGAGCACTGGTCAAATGA
- a CDS encoding cupin domain-containing protein, which yields MSVPATVNLPEKFGQFTERWQPRIVAELNGQHVKIARIAGEFEWHAHEQEDELFMVVRGVLRLKFRDGEAVVNEGELIVVPRGVEHLPVAETEETWIMMFEPAGTLNTGNVVSERTVSELQRL from the coding sequence ATGAGCGTGCCCGCAACCGTGAACCTGCCCGAGAAGTTCGGCCAGTTCACCGAGCGCTGGCAACCCAGGATCGTCGCTGAACTCAACGGTCAGCACGTCAAGATTGCCCGCATTGCCGGCGAATTCGAGTGGCATGCCCATGAACAGGAGGACGAGCTGTTCATGGTGGTGCGCGGGGTGCTGCGGCTGAAATTCCGTGACGGCGAGGCGGTCGTGAACGAGGGCGAACTCATCGTGGTTCCGCGTGGCGTGGAACACCTGCCGGTCGCCGAGACCGAGGAGACCTGGATCATGATGTTCGAGCCGGCAGGCACCCTGAACACCGGAAACGTCGTGAGTGAGCGTACGGTCAGCGAGTTGCAGCGGCTATGA
- the purS gene encoding phosphoribosylformylglycinamidine synthase subunit PurS → MSQYRARVFVTLKPSILDPQGRTVERALSHLDHGNVSGVRVGKYIELTLDGERAAVEAQLRDITQNVLSNPVMEDARWELEEAAAQTDLEPA, encoded by the coding sequence ATGTCCCAGTACCGCGCCAGAGTCTTTGTCACCCTGAAACCCAGCATCCTCGATCCGCAGGGCCGCACCGTGGAGCGTGCGCTGTCGCACCTCGACCATGGCAATGTCAGCGGCGTGCGCGTCGGCAAGTACATCGAACTGACCCTGGACGGTGAGCGCGCCGCCGTCGAGGCCCAGCTGCGCGACATCACCCAGAACGTCCTGAGCAACCCGGTGATGGAAGATGCCCGCTGGGAACTGGAAGAAGCGGCGGCCCAGACGGATCTGGAGCCGGCATGA
- the purC gene encoding phosphoribosylaminoimidazolesuccinocarboxamide synthase — MSQGERSTNTGHSGKRHRGELRYEGKAKRVYASSHPGEYIVEYKDEATAFNAAKRGQWAGKGATNNAITAHLYPMLEAAGIPTHFLEQLSETEQRVRAVTIIPVEVIVRNVAAGSFSKRLGIEEGTELSRPVVEYCYKSDALGDPLINTDTALALGWATEAELTRVRALALEVRDFLVPFFLERGVRLIDFKLEFGKLPDGTVILADEISPDTCRFWDAASGEKMDKDRFRRDLGGVEDAYAEMLRRVTSPALG, encoded by the coding sequence ATGAGCCAAGGCGAACGGTCCACCAACACGGGGCACAGCGGCAAACGGCACAGGGGCGAACTGCGCTACGAGGGCAAGGCCAAGCGGGTCTACGCCTCCAGCCACCCCGGCGAGTACATCGTGGAGTACAAGGACGAGGCCACCGCCTTCAACGCGGCCAAGCGCGGCCAGTGGGCAGGCAAGGGGGCCACCAACAACGCGATCACCGCCCACCTGTACCCCATGCTGGAGGCGGCGGGCATTCCCACCCACTTTCTTGAGCAACTGAGCGAGACCGAGCAGCGTGTCCGGGCCGTGACCATCATTCCGGTCGAAGTTATTGTGCGCAACGTGGCCGCCGGCAGCTTCAGCAAACGGCTGGGCATCGAGGAAGGCACCGAACTGTCGCGGCCGGTCGTGGAGTACTGCTACAAGTCCGATGCGCTGGGCGATCCGCTGATCAACACGGACACCGCCCTGGCCCTGGGCTGGGCCACCGAAGCCGAGCTGACGCGGGTGCGTGCGCTGGCCCTGGAGGTCCGCGACTTTCTGGTGCCGTTCTTCCTGGAACGCGGCGTCCGGTTGATCGACTTCAAGCTGGAATTTGGCAAGTTGCCCGACGGCACGGTGATCCTGGCCGACGAGATCAGCCCCGACACCTGCCGCTTCTGGGACGCGGCGAGCGGCGAGAAGATGGACAAGGACCGTTTTCGCCGCGATCTGGGCGGCGTCGAGGATGCCTATGCCGAGATGCTGCGCCGCGTGACGTCGCCCGCCCTGGGCTGA
- a CDS encoding DR2241 family protein → MRPARRYSAGHMRSLVLIGHGSHLNGESASAVYRYAELIRERGLYDEVIEGYWKEDPSLRQVLKTTASTDVTVIPMFISEGYFTETVIPRELGLGHQGPVPPGGVARVLGGRTVRYTLPYGVHPAMTDVIVERAREALPDFSAADTALIVLGHGTTRNENSNRVIYHNAQTLRESGQFAEVHALFLDEDPKVGTWPEVVRAARVVVVPFFASEGWHTLETIPEDMDLSGPVTVFAENPHGPQTVYYAKPVGTHRAVADVILHLAEEASGASTEDGDPDHAHTAAWATVMERARQGLRLGEVLITCQSGVFEIRHALDEGMPGHELQTLVTPEGVRDATRRDEGGHHRPVHTLRNLPRGWRAVLNEADLKRAIHYLYPAVVEETYAHTCHVLRHTPWPTTARRQTGIYAKVQKATPAQVEAVAEDVCGGCLRTRLWAGRKLPHTFFDGVPGGIPCAEACTFLVAEVREEVSGKRGGGHTHNH, encoded by the coding sequence TTGCGCCCGGCACGGCGTTACAGTGCAGGTCATATGCGTTCCCTGGTCTTGATCGGACACGGCTCCCACCTCAACGGCGAATCGGCCTCGGCGGTGTACCGCTACGCCGAACTGATCCGCGAGCGCGGCTTGTACGACGAGGTGATCGAGGGCTACTGGAAGGAAGACCCCTCGCTGCGCCAAGTGCTGAAAACCACGGCCAGCACGGACGTCACCGTGATTCCGATGTTCATCTCGGAGGGCTACTTCACCGAGACCGTCATTCCGCGCGAGCTGGGGCTGGGTCATCAGGGACCGGTGCCGCCCGGCGGCGTGGCCCGCGTGCTCGGCGGGCGGACCGTGCGCTACACGCTGCCTTACGGCGTGCATCCCGCCATGACCGACGTGATCGTGGAGCGGGCGCGCGAGGCCCTGCCGGACTTCTCGGCGGCCGATACGGCCCTGATCGTGCTGGGGCACGGCACCACCCGCAACGAGAACAGCAACCGCGTCATCTACCACAACGCCCAGACGCTGCGTGAATCCGGGCAGTTTGCCGAGGTGCATGCCCTGTTTCTCGATGAGGATCCCAAGGTGGGCACCTGGCCCGAGGTCGTCCGCGCGGCCCGGGTCGTGGTGGTGCCGTTCTTCGCCTCCGAGGGCTGGCACACCCTGGAAACCATTCCCGAGGACATGGACCTGAGCGGGCCGGTGACCGTCTTCGCCGAGAATCCTCACGGCCCGCAGACGGTCTACTACGCCAAACCCGTGGGCACGCACCGCGCCGTGGCCGACGTGATCCTGCATCTGGCCGAGGAGGCGAGCGGAGCGTCCACCGAGGACGGTGACCCTGACCACGCCCACACCGCTGCCTGGGCCACCGTGATGGAGCGCGCCCGTCAGGGTCTGCGCCTGGGCGAGGTGCTGATCACCTGTCAGAGCGGGGTCTTTGAGATCCGGCACGCGCTGGACGAGGGCATGCCCGGTCACGAACTGCAGACCCTGGTGACCCCCGAGGGCGTGCGCGACGCGACGCGGCGCGACGAGGGCGGCCACCACCGGCCGGTGCATACCCTGCGCAACCTGCCGCGCGGCTGGCGGGCGGTTCTCAACGAGGCCGACCTCAAGCGGGCGATTCACTACCTGTATCCGGCCGTGGTGGAGGAAACCTACGCCCATACCTGCCACGTCCTGCGCCACACCCCGTGGCCGACCACGGCCCGCCGCCAGACGGGCATCTACGCCAAGGTGCAGAAGGCCACGCCCGCGCAGGTCGAGGCGGTGGCCGAGGACGTCTGCGGCGGCTGCCTGCGCACGCGGCTGTGGGCGGGCAGGAAACTGCCCCACACCTTCTTTGACGGCGTGCCCGGCGGCATTCCCTGTGCGGAAGCCTGCACCTTCCTGGTTGCCGAAGTGCGCGAAGAGGTCAGCGGCAAGCGGGGCGGCGGGCACACACACAACCACTGA
- a CDS encoding M20/M25/M40 family metallo-hydrolase — MPLSYLARIAQTPAPTSQEGERADLMAQLWGELGYATERDSVGNVLTRITPPGTEGRPALLLAAHLDTVFEAGTDVRVREDGGRLIGPGVGDNSASLAVVTALLRDLRGHTDMLSRPLWVAANVGEEGLGDLRGSKHLLAQHRRQLGAFIAVDGYLGVAVTRGVGVRRYRATFLGPGGHSWGDQGPSALHALGRAIRALYALPLPTSPRTTLNVGMASGGTSVNSIAGDAELLLDLRSLGPDELTDLDRRALGALHAAARETGVTVRIERVGDRPGGDLHSGALLPLIREAAREVRTDLRTASSSTDANAAAPYGLSAVAVGVYRGGNAHRHDEWVQTGSLAPGLSFLRHIVELYQRQPVA, encoded by the coding sequence ATGCCTCTCTCGTACCTGGCGCGCATCGCGCAGACGCCCGCTCCCACCTCGCAGGAGGGGGAGCGGGCCGACCTGATGGCCCAGCTGTGGGGCGAACTGGGCTACGCCACCGAGCGCGACAGCGTGGGCAACGTGCTGACGCGCATTACTCCGCCCGGCACCGAGGGCCGCCCGGCCCTGCTGCTCGCCGCCCATCTGGACACCGTGTTTGAGGCGGGCACCGATGTGCGGGTACGCGAGGACGGCGGCCGCCTGATCGGACCGGGGGTGGGCGACAACAGCGCCAGCCTGGCGGTGGTCACGGCGCTGCTGCGCGACCTGCGCGGGCACACCGACATGTTGAGCCGGCCCCTGTGGGTGGCCGCCAACGTGGGAGAGGAGGGCCTGGGCGACCTGCGCGGCAGCAAACACCTGCTCGCCCAGCACCGCCGGCAGCTGGGGGCCTTTATCGCGGTGGACGGCTATCTGGGGGTCGCGGTGACGCGCGGAGTGGGGGTGCGGCGTTACCGGGCCACCTTTCTGGGACCGGGAGGACACTCGTGGGGAGACCAAGGACCCAGCGCCCTGCACGCCCTGGGCCGGGCCATCCGGGCGCTGTACGCCCTGCCGCTGCCCACCTCGCCGCGCACCACCCTGAACGTGGGCATGGCCTCGGGCGGCACCAGCGTCAATTCCATCGCGGGCGACGCCGAACTGCTGCTCGACCTGCGTTCGCTGGGGCCCGACGAACTCACCGACCTCGACCGCCGCGCGCTGGGCGCGCTGCACGCGGCGGCGCGCGAGACCGGCGTGACCGTGCGGATCGAGCGCGTCGGCGACCGCCCCGGTGGAGACCTGCACAGCGGCGCGCTGCTGCCGCTGATCCGGGAGGCGGCCCGCGAGGTCCGCACCGACCTGCGTACGGCGTCGAGCAGCACCGATGCCAACGCCGCCGCGCCCTACGGCCTGAGCGCCGTGGCGGTGGGGGTCTACCGCGGCGGCAACGCCCACCGCCATGACGAGTGGGTCCAGACGGGCAGCTTGGCGCCGGGGCTGAGCTTCCTGCGGCACATCGTCGAGCTGTACCAGCGGCAGCCGGTAGCCTGA